DNA from Yamadazyma tenuis chromosome 5, complete sequence:
CCCTGTCTAACCTTAAGTAACCTTGTAAATAAACGGATTAGCGCACGACGtcattttgaaaattttctCGACACGTCTTGAATGCGCTCTCAAAACATTTGGGATCACAATAAAACTCAGCAACACACTATGAGATTTTCTTTGTTACTTATGGTGTGCGCCTTGTGCCTGGTATCCCAAGCCGCATTGACATTCATTTTGGGGGCCCATGAAAATGTGTGCTTTGGTGTGTTTACCGACCAGCCAAGGACATCTATCAGTTATTACTTTGCTGTTCAAAGTGGAGGTGCCTTTGATGTTGACTACACTATAAAGAACCCAAGAGGTGAAGTGATCGTTACCGAAGACAAGCAGAGACAAGGAGATTTCATAATCAATGCCGATATTGCCGGAGAGTACGAATTGTGTTTCTCCAATAGCATGTCTACTTACGCTGAAAAGGTGATTGACTTTGAGATTAAGGTGGAAAATGATAAAAATGACTTCAAGGCCAACATGCCAGACCAACCAAATGCCAAACCAAAGGCTCATATTGAAAACATGGGCAAGACTGTTGACAAAATCGACCAAAAATTGGATGAATTGTTAAGAGCCATTCAATACTACAAGACCAGAAACAACAGAAACCAAGCCACTGTTAAGAGTACTGAATCTAGAATCTACTACTTTTCTATTTTCGaagtgttgttgatggttgGTATGGCTGGTTTACAAATTACAGTTGTGCAATTGTTCTTTAAGGGATCAAGAAAACAATTAGTGTAGTTATGCATTAATGTACATAAAGCTTGATAGCTTGTAATATCACTTCCTCCCATTTACTGGCCAATTGGACAGTTTCTCAAATAATCAGCTTTACTCTTTAAAAGACGGATCGATTTGATGAATATTTCTTCAGGTGGCATTCCGCCTGTGGATTcgatattgaagatgaaatggtctctttttcttcctAATTTGACTTTCccatcaaattcttcatgTCTCAATACTTCTCTTGAAACAGTATCTCTTCTTGCATCTTTCACATAAGCTTCACCTTTACTGTCAATATCTACAACTCCAGGAGGAAAACATCTTTGGAATCTCTTGGCTTGTTCGCCAGAAATTGGTTGTTTGATATCAATTACTGGCATCAATCTGTATGAGGCAGTTGCAACTGGAGAAAACTTAGCATGATCACTACCAACTCCCAATATACAATGAGCTCTTAAGGAAATCTCTTGACCTGGCCTTAACTTGGCAATTAAGATATTAGGATCTGCTGCCGTTACCGGATTtcctttgaacaattccaCTTGCTTTCCTTGGGGttcaaacttcaagtctttggcgTACACATGCGAATTTCTGTACAACTCTTTGGGATTAGTGGAACCTTTAGGGGCATTAGGGTTGTGTGTACATGTAACATCCAATGTCAAAACGATGGTGTTTTCATCGGTATATTTGGACTTTTCGTCCTGAGCCGTGTCAACCCATGTCAACAAGTCAGGATCTGCTTTTAAAGGAATGAGCCCGATTCTATGAGCCAAAACCTCGTCTTGAATCACGgaggtgttgttgaacacatATATGGtttcagcagcaacagAAGGAACTTCTGAGATCATTATTCTCCGTAAAGCGTTAGCAATAGATGTGTCAATATGAACTAAATCAAAGTTAGACTCTCTCTCATCTAGCTTACTGATCTTCACTTCGAGGCTgttcttgattttctcAATATCCCATGATTGATCTTCGTTGGAAGAGTGCCCAGGGAAGTCTGTGGATGTTGTGTTGGTAACTCTGTTGTACTCAATTCCCACAATATTGTTATCTGCCATTTTATAGCTATAGTACAGAGATGAGCAGAAATTTTGACACTCGAAAATTTCTCATCGCAATTAGCATGGTTAGAGCGTGTACATACCGTTAAACCTTTCATAAGATCTCGTATATTGGTAAGGAAAGAGACAAGTGCTTTTATGAAAAGGAACCGGGAATAGGGTATGGAATCTCAGCAACAGGGCGTGGCTGGCCggctctttcttcttcctgAGGAGAAAGCGTAAACCCACCACGGTAACTCAAGATCACCTTGATATTGCTGATAATATCAAGGCACAAAAGTACCACATCGCCATTGTATCCGTCGCAGTCGTTGTGCACCTTCCATTCCAGATGAATATCTTGTGTGGGATTGGAGATGGAATCATGAGGGACTGTCACCAGTAGAATctcaaaatcttgaacatAGCACATTAAGTTATGGAGGACCACTTGAAAAAAGAATATCATTACGTCGAGAATAAGCAACTCCAATCTACCAAATGGTACTCTTTCTCCTATGAACTCAATTGTCAGACTTCCATGTAAAAAATGTTTGTCCCCATGcggtggtgaagaataaGCACCAAACACCAAGTGGATAAGTGTAT
Protein-coding regions in this window:
- a CDS encoding uncharacterized protein (COG:U; EggNog:ENOG503NV0D); protein product: MVCALCSVSQAALTFILGAHENVCFGVFTDQPRTSISYYFAVQSGGAFDVDYTIKNPRGEVIVTEDKQRQGDFIINADIAGEYELCFSNSMSTYAEKVIDFEIKVENDKNDFKANMPDQPNAKPKAHIENMGKTVDKIDQKLDELLRAIQYYKTRNNRNQATVKSTESRIYYFSIFEVLLMVGMAGLQITVVQLFFKGSRKQLV
- a CDS encoding uncharacterized protein (COG:S; EggNog:ENOG503P3W5), with the protein product MEEMKEIEHIIRDYQQERYPSPEETRKNNATILYKRKKFFLGELRHSFRFMGFLLIVIVYLRDLSTTGLVLRGFSQYTLSNPYPSLHLYTEESKKGLSKFLLLTVIVLNGFYTLIHLVFGAYSSPPHGDKHFLHGSSTIEFIGERVPFGRLELLILDVMIFFFQVVLHNLMCYVQDFEILSVTVPHDSISNPTQDIHSEWKVHNDCDGYNGDVVLLCLDIISNIKVILSYRGGFTLSPQEEERAGQPRPVAEIPYPIPGSFS
- the RPC40 gene encoding DNA-directed RNA polymerase core subunit rpc40 (COG:K; BUSCO:EOG09263CLY; EggNog:ENOG503NUTN) yields the protein MADNNIVGIEYNRVTNTTSTDFPGHSSNEDQSWDIEKIKNSLEVKISKLDERESNFDLVHIDTSIANALRRIMISEVPSVAAETIYVFNNTSVIQDEVLAHRIGLIPLKADPDLLTWVDTAQDEKSKYTDENTIVLTLDVTCTHNPNAPKGSTNPKELYRNSHVYAKDLKFEPQGKQVELFKGNPVTAADPNILIAKLRPGQEISLRAHCILGVGSDHAKFSPVATASYRLMPVIDIKQPISGEQAKRFQRCFPPGVVDIDSKGEAYVKDARRDTVSREVLRHEEFDGKVKLGRKRDHFIFNIESTGGMPPEEIFIKSIRLLKSKADYLRNCPIGQ